The sequence CAGCGATCTCTGGGAGTGGGGCGAGGTCACCGTCCATGCTAAATACGCCATCTGTGACAATGAGCTTCTTTTTCTTGTCTTTGACTTCTTCAAGCTTCTTCTTGAGGTCTTCCATGTCGAGGTGCTTGTAAATAACTTTTGGCGCACCGCTCAAGCGCATACCATCAATAATGCTTGCGTGGTTTAATTCTTCACTGACAAAAACCCCATCTTCACCCTTCTTTATGAGGGTGCTTATTGCCCCAAGATTTGCGTTGTAACCGCTCTGGAAGAGAATAGCGGCTTCCCTCTTCTTAAACTTTGCAAGCTTCTCCTCAAGCTCCACGTGAAGCTCCATTGTTCCAGCTATAGTTCTAACGGCCCCGGCTCCAACACCGTAGTCAAGAATAGCCCTTATCGCTGCCTCCTTAATTTTTGGATGCGCTGCCAAACCAAGATAGTTGTTAGAGCACATGTTTAGAACTTTCTTTCCATCAACAACCACCCAGGGGCCTTGAGCACTTTGGAGAACTCTAATCTTAACATAGAGGCCTTTTTCTTTGAGCTCATTAAGTTCTTCGGTAATCCAGTCAAGCTTTGCCATGGGTACCACCAAGTATAATGTTGACGTTTCATGCCTATAAAAGTTTTTCATAGAATCACCCTAGTTCCCATCGGATCGTTAGAGTTATAAGTTCTTAAATTTTTGGTTGATTGGTGGTTGTTATGAACTTTCAGGAAGAAATCCTGCTCATAAAATCTGAAATTTACCCAATAATCAGAAAACACTATCCAAAAAACACTCACAGAGAAGTGATCAGCCTCTACGACCTGATAACATTCGCAATACTGGCACACTTACACTTTAACGGAGTTTACAAGCACGCTTACAGAGTTCTAATTGAAGAAATGAAACTGTTCCCAAAAATCAGGTACAACAAACTGACAGAACGCTTAAACAGGCACGAGAAACTCCTGCTCCTAGCTCAGGAAGAATTGTTCAGAAAACACGCTAGAGAATACGTCAGGATAATCGACTCAAAACCCGTCCCAACAAAAGAGCTGGCGAGAAAAAACAGAAAGGAGAAGAGATGCTCTTCAGAAATCATAACTGAAAAACCTGCTGTTGGTTTTATCCCTTCTAAAAAAAGTTCTATTACGGGTACAAACTGACGTGTTATTCTGATGGGAATTTGCTGGCTTTATTGTCCGTTGATCCGGCGAGTAAGCATGATGTCACGGTGGTTTGGGAGAATTTCGGGTGGATTGTTGAAAAGTTCACCGGTTGTTTCCTGTTTTTGGATAAGGGTTACGTGAGTGGGGAACTTCATGAGGAGTTCCGGCGGTTTGGGGTTGTTTACACGCCAGTGAAGCGGGAGAATCAGATTAGTAATCTGGAGGAGAAGAAGTTTTACAAGTACTTGTCTGATTTCAGGAGGAGGGTTGAGACTCTGTTTTCTAAGCTGGATGCTTTCCTGTTAAGACCTAGTTGGACTGTTAG comes from Thermococcus aggregans and encodes:
- a CDS encoding IS982 family transposase (programmed frameshift), which gives rise to MVVMNFQEEILLIKSEIYPIIRKHYPKNTHREVISLYDLITFAILAHLHFNGVYKHAYRVLIEEMKLFPKIRYNKLTERLNRHEKLLLLAQEELFRKHAREYVRIIDSKPVPTKELARKNRKEKRCSSEIITEKPAVGFIPSKKKFYYGYKLTCYSDGNLLALLSVDPASKHDVTVVWENFGWIVEKFTGCFLFLDKGYVSGELHEEFRRFGVVYTPVKRENQISNLEEKKFYKYLSDFRRRVETLFSKLDAFLLRPSWTVSLRGLIVRILGAILAVNLDRLYNFTGGGN